A window of Primulina tabacum isolate GXHZ01 chromosome 4, ASM2559414v2, whole genome shotgun sequence contains these coding sequences:
- the LOC142542759 gene encoding serine/threonine-protein phosphatase PP-X isozyme 2-like: MSDLDRQIELLKRCEPLKESEVKDLCMKAMEILVEESNVQRVDAPVTICGDIHGQFYDMKELFKVGGDCPKTNYLFLGDFVDRGYYSVETFLLLLALKVRYPDRITLIRGNHESRQITQVYGFYDECLRKYGSANVWRYCTDIFDYLSLSALIENKIFSVHGGLSPAISTLDQIRIIDRKQEVPHDGAMCDLLWSDPEDVVDGWGLSPRGAGFLFGGSVVSTFNHANDIDYICRAHQLVMEGYKWMFSDQIVTVWSAPNYCYRCGNVAAILELDENLERKFRVFDAAPQEIRGAPAKKQPPDYFL, translated from the exons ATGTCGGACTTAGACCGGCAAATAGAGCTACTGAAAAGATGCGAGCCGCTCAAAGAATCGGAAGTCAAGGATCTCTGTATGAAAGCCATGGAAATCCTCGTCGAAGAGAGTAATGTTCAGAGAGTTGACGCTCCTGTCACT ATATGTGGTGACATCCATGGGCAATTCTATGACATGAAAGAGCTTTTTAAAGTTGGAGGTGATTGTCCCAAGACCAATTACTTGTTTCTTGGAGATTTTGTTGATAGGGGGTATTACTCAGTTGAGACGTTTCTGCTGCTTCTCGCACTGAAG GTAAGATATCCAGATAGGATAACTCTGATAAGGGGAAACCATGAGAGCCGGCAGATAACACAG GTATATGGTTTCTATGATGAGTGCTTGCGAAAATATGGTTCTGCAAATGTTTGGAGATATTGCACCGATATTTTTGACTATTTAAG CCTGTCTGCGCTTATTGAGAACAAGATATTTTCAGTTCATGGTGGGCTATCTCCTGCAATATCCACACTGGACCAG ATTCGAATAATTGACCGTAAGCAAGAAGTACCTCATGATGGTGCCATGTGTGATCTCCTCTGGTCAGATCCAGAAGACGTTGTTGATGGTTGGGGCTTGAGCCCACGTGGTGCGGGTTTCCTATTTGGTGGCAGTGTTGTCTCTACGTTTAATCATGCAaatgatattgattatatttgTCGTGCCCATCAATTGGTGATGGAAGGCTACAAATGGATGTTCAGCGATCAGATAGTTACGGTTTGGTCAGCTCCAAATTACTGCTACAG ATGTGGGAATGTAGCTGCAATTCTTGAGCTGGATGAAAACCTGGAAAGGAAGTTTCGTGTCTTTGATGCAGCTCCGCAG GAAATAAGGGGAGCACCTGCCAAGAAACAACCTCCGGATTACTTTTTGTAG
- the LOC142542760 gene encoding protein HOMOLOG OF MAMMALIAN LYST-INTERACTING PROTEIN 5, which produces MESDNEPAKLLLPYLQRADELQKHEPLVAYYCRLYAMERGLKIPQSGRTKTTNALLVSLMKQLEKDKKSLDLGPDDQLHLEGFGLNVFAKADKQDRANRADLNTAKTFYAASIFFEILNQFGELQPDLEQKQKYAAWKAADIRKAIKEGRKPVPGPPGGNNDLSVPSGASSSEFDLELNRSDSIIRPDPIRRDHSTSIAPDSDSSPHQHLQDNFNHSPNISPQPSNVATQPSPNIPPPPPPQYPTDTYPSENFHQPPSNNGPDHSIYPQTYHHQPYQQEPPPHLPQHYPSHDAPSYSYPNFQSYPSFAESSLPTAPSHVPSYYQGSDATYTNSPPPSSTANYHSNAQYNSSGRNGSISETSPHKYQYDSNYQPPPEKIAEAHKAARFAVGALAFDDVVTAVEHLKKSLELLTNPQSGN; this is translated from the exons ATGGAGAGCGACAACGAACCGGCGAAGCTTCTGCTGCCTTACCTACAGCGGGCCGATGAGTTGCAGAAACACGAACCACTCGTCGCTTACTACT GTCGGTTGTACGCGATGGAACGAGGTTTGAAGATTCCTCAGAGCGGGCGTACTAAGACTACCAACGCTCTCCTTGTTTCCCTCATGAAACAGCTGGAAAAG GATAAGAAGTCGTTGGATCTGGGCCCTGATGATCAGCTACATCTGGAGGGATTTGGCTTGAATGTTTTTGCAAAGGCAGATAAGCAAGATAGAGCAAACCGAGCTGATTT GAATACAGCAAAAACTTTCTATGCTGCAAGCATTTTCTTTGAAATCCTGAATCAATTTGGTGAACTTCAGCCCGAT CTCGAACAGAAACAGAAGTATGCAGCATGGAAAGCAGCAGATATAAGGAAGGCTATAAAAGAAGGGAGGAAGCCTGTGCCAGGTCCTCCTGGTGGGAATAACGATCTATCAGTGCCATCTGGTGCATCCAGCAGTGAATTC GATCTAGAATTAAACAGGAGTGATTCCATCATCAGACCTGACCCAATCAGAAGAGATCACAGTACAAGCATTGCACCAGATTCCGATTCATCACCTCACCAACACCTTCAAGATAATTTTAATCATTCTCCTAATATCTCACCACAACCTTCTAATGTTGCAACTCAACCATCCCCGAACataccaccaccaccaccacctcaaTATCCCACTGACACTTACCCATCAGAGAATTTTCATCAACCACCTTCAAACAATGGTCCCGATCATTCTATTTATCCTCAAACATATCACCATCAACCGTATCAGCAAGAACCACCACCTCACTTGCCACAACACTACCCCTCACATGATGCCCCCTCGTATTCTTATCCAAACTTCCAGTCATACCCAAGTTTTGCAGAGAGCAGCCTTCCTACTGCTCCATCTCATGTCCCTTCTTATTATCAAGGTTCTGATGCTACATATACCAATTCGCCTCCACCTTCTAGCACGGCAAACTATCACTCAAATGCTCAATACAATTCGAGTGGGAGAAATGGTAGTATTTCAGAAACTTCACCACATAAATACCAATATGACAGCAATTACCAGCCTCCACCAGAGAAAATTGCTGAGGCACATAAAGCGGCAAGGTTTGCAGTTGGGGCATTGGCATTTGATGACGTCGTTACTGCCGTTGAGCACCTTAAGAAGTCACTTGAATTGTTGACAAATCCACAATCTGGGAACTGA
- the LOC142541360 gene encoding uncharacterized protein LOC142541360 — protein sequence MDENYRGIFRNFVSYPKNPEENTSSQNSEIQPKYPYFPYPPNYPHNPYPPNYPCNSYPPNYPYNPYPPNYPSNPHATSMPFISPTENEPPTPTFVPKTQLSDRESPIEVVNLENVDSSAEGRIKRSTWRKVEDEVLARSFVTISDDPIIGNDQKAEAFWGRVASYYNGNRPAGTPNRSASVIRSHWHNTIQKKVYRFNANYNSIYSAYRSGHSDEDILRLAYEKYRAENNGIAFNLEHVWRIVKDRPMFTPQSVDHHVSTKKARTSESGASNTSSNQDASLHVDLIEEENRPMGQKAAKRKGKGKTRSDMKCMTTNLDNMFAKFTEYTSMKKVEVEMKQKQLEVEEMKAKAAMAKVQLKEYAILSKGTSQMTYEQLIIHERLCQEIWGRWNI from the coding sequence ATGGATGAAAATTACCGAGGGATTTTTAGAAATTTCGTGAGTTATCCAAAAAATCCGGAAGAAAATACTTCTTCCCAAAATTCGGAAATTCAACCAAAATATCCATATTTTCCATACCCACCAAATTATCCACATAATCCATATCCACCAAATTATCCTTGCAATTCATATCCACCAAATTATCCATATAATCCATATCCACCAAACTATCCATCTAATCCACATGCAACCAGTATGCCATTTATTTCTCCGACGGAAAATGAACCGCCCACTCCGACTTTCGTCCCAAAGACTCAATTGTCCGACCGTGAATCCCCAATTGAAGTCGTAAATTTGGAGAATGTGGATTCAAGCGCTGAGGGTAGAATAAAACGGTCAACCTGGAGAAAGGTTGAAGACGAGGTCTTAGCGAGATCGTTTGTCACTATCAGCGATGACCCAATCATCGGCAATGATCAAAAGGCGGAAGCTTTCTGGGGACGTGTTGCAAGCTACTACAATGGCAATCGTCCCGCAGGTACACCCAATAGAAGTGCAAGTGTCATACGATCGCACTGGCACAATACCATCCAAAAAAAAGTATATCGCTTCAATGCAAATTACAATAGTATTTATAGTGCATATCGTAGCGGCCACAGTGATGAGGATATACTACGACTTGCGTATGAAAAATATCGTGCGGAAAATAACGGCATCGCATTTAATCTTGAGCATGTGTGGAGGATCGTAAAAGACCGTCCAATGTTTACTCCACAGTCCGTTGATCACCATGTTAGCACGAAGAAGGCAAGGACCTCGGAGTCGGGAGCAAGCAACACCTCATCCAACCAAGATGCGAGTCTACATGTAGAcctaattgaagaagaaaatcgtcCAATGGGTCAGAAGGCAGCAAAAAGAAAGGGAAAAGGTAAAACGAGATCGGACATGAAGTGTATGACAACAAACTTGGACAATATGTTTGCAAAGTTTACTGAATATACAAGCATGAAAAAAGTTGAAGTTGAAATGAAACAAAAACAACTCGAAGTAGAGGAGATGAAAGCAAAAGCTGCTATGGCCAAAGTTCAACTAAAGGAATATGCAATCCTTTCGAAGGGTACTTCGCAAATGACATATGAGCAACTTATCATCCACGAACGTCTATGTCAAGAGATTTGGGGGAGATGGAATATTTAA